The DNA window ATCGATCAGGGATTGTTTTTCCCGTATTGAAAAGGAAATGGGGCCAATCGATGTACTGGTAAACAATGCAGGAATGGGTAATCCTATCCCAGCTGAGGAGATAACCGAGGAAGACTGGGACTGGATGATGGATTTGAACCTGAAAGGAACCTTCTTCTGTTGCCAGGAAGCAGGAAAGAGGATGCTCTCCCGTAAGAAGGGACGTATCGTGAACATATCCAGCCAAGCTTCTGTGGTGGCCATCCCTCATGAGGCTGTCTATTGTGCTTCAAAAGGTGGACTGAACATGCTCACCAAGGTATTGGCCGCTGAGTGGTCCCCAAGCAACATTACGGTCAATGCAGTTGGCCCTACCTTCGTCTACACCCCTGGTACTGCTGAAAGACTCGATGACCCAGCATTCCTTGAAGGGGTACTTGATAAGATCCCCCGTGGAAAGGTTGCCTCCATTGACGATGTTGCATCTGCAGTTCTTTATTTCGCGAGTGATCATGCAGACATGGTAACAGGTACCCTCCTCATGGTCGATGGTGGCTGGACCGCCCTCTAAGATGAAGAGTAGGTAAAGAATAAGAGGAGTGTCTTGTTTTTTGGAACTCACAATCCTATCATCTACCCATGATATATATTGTTGAGGACAATCCAGCAATTGCGGAGACCATCCAAGCCTACTTGCAGTTATCAGGATACACCACTGAAGTATTCAGTAAGTGTGAAGGTGTCATTGAAAGTCTGGAATACAAACATCCCCGTCTTTGCATCCTTGATGTTATGCTGCCTGATGGGGATGGTTTTCTTCTAGCTAAGCAGATACATGCGTATGATATGAGTATCCCCTTCATATTCCTGACCGCTCGTGAATCCGAGAGTGATCGAATCACCGGTCTTGAACTCGGGTCAGAGGATTATATTGTAAAACCATTCAGTCCTAAGGAGTTGGTATTGCGGGTTCAGGCAATCCTCAGAAGAGTAGAGCAGGGTGGTAAGCAACAAACAGAAGGTGATGTATTTGAATTGGACGGTCATACGCTTCAACTCAATGCACACACCCATGAAGTCGTCCTTGATGGTACATTGCTATCCCTTACGGCGCTTGAATGGAAAATGCTTCTTCTGCTTGCTGAGAACAGTCCCCAGTTGATCACAAGACAGCGGCTTTTGGGTGAATGCCTGGGGTATGTACATGACGGAAGTGACAGAACGATCAACACCCATATGAAGAACCTGCGATCAAAGCTTGGATCAGTTGAATGGATCAAGACAGTGAGGGGATTCGGGTACGCATTTGCGGGGAAACGGAAGGAAAGTTAGGATGAGAAGAACCATTTCCCTGTCAAAGCTGAACTTCCTCCTGGTACTCCTCAGCCTTCTAGTGTTTACCTCCTTACTGTCCCTGATGCTCTTTTTCGGATTGGATGCAACCCAGGATGCCTGGTACTCCCAGCAAACCACTAGCCTGCAGAGACAGATTGAAGAACGGGTCCTGGAAGTCTACAGGCAAGAAGGAACGCTGAGTGAAGGAAGCCTATCCGTTGCATTGGAAGACCTATTGCAACAACCAACCTACCTGATCATCTCCGATACTGGGAGAAAAACGCTCTACTCCTACCATAAAACTGATCGCAGTGTTGGAAGGGCGAGGGGGTTTCAGTTTGGACAATTGGAAAACCAGAAGGTACTCCCCATCACCGGTGAGGATGGACAAACCATTGCCTACTATTCCATGCATCTGCCTACCTTTTCCGAGGTAGAAGCCAATGCAATGCTTGTCTCAGCTGCAAAGAATGTACTCATCTGGGCATTGCTTATTTCCTTGCTTGTAGCAGTACTGCTTGCCTTTCTCTTTTTTATCCCACTCAAGAAGCGGAGTCGGGAACTCACGGAAGGATTGTCCAGTATGGCCAATCGTCAGCGGGATGTTGTATTAAAACAAAGTATGGTGAGTGAGTTTGCAGACATCAGTGAAGCAGCAAAAAAACTCCAGGAAAATTTATTGCATGAGGAGAGGCTTCGTAGTCAGTGGGCTGCTGATATTGCCCATGACTTGAGAAGCCCCGTTACTGTGCTTAAAGGTCAGTTGGAAGGTGTTGCTGATGGAGTGTTGAAACTGGATGAACATCGCATTGCGCTTTTTCTGGCAGAAACAGAAAAATTAACGTATATGATCAATGATCTCTCGCTCCTGACGCATCTGGAATCGCCGGGCTATGCAGTACATACTGAGCCAGTAAGGGTAGATGAAGTACTCAAGAATCTATTGTCCCGATTTGAAGTGCAAGCAAAGCAGAAAGGGATGGAATTCTCTTACACTGCCATACCCCTGTTATTACCAGCCGATTTGAACCTGTTTACCAGACTCCTGGACAACTTGATTTCCAATGCAGTGCGATACGGAAATGCTCCTTCCTCTATTGGCATCCTTGTTGTGGGTGATTCGGCGGGTAATGCCGTGCAGCTGAGTATTGAAAACGAAGGAGTCATTGAGGAGGCCTTCCTCCCAAGACTTTTTGATAGACTAAGCAGAGCCGAAGCCTCTCGTACCAGTGAAGGTAGTGGGCTGGGGCTTTCCATAGTAAAAGCCATTGTTGAGGCTCATGGTTGGAATATTGCTGTGACCAGCAAGAAAAAAACCAAATTTACCCTCTACTTTACCTAATCTTTATCTACTGTTGAAACTCTCTGGACACTACAGTGCGAAACTCTAGTCAAGACAAACAAATTGACTGGAGGTCAAAGAATGAAGAACAAAAAACGTATTGGGATGGTAGCCATCCTGCTAATCGTCGGTATCGTAGCACTGAGTGCAGCTCCTGCATTCGCTCAAGGTAGAGCAGTAGCTCCAGTGCAGGGTAGGGCTGTAGCAACAGCTCCTAGAGCAAGTGTCCAGCAGAACCAGGCTGTGCAACAGCGTGTGATGATGATGGATTGTACTGCAGAAAATTGTATTTTTGACGAGCTTCCAGCTGAACTGCAGGCACAGATTGAAGAGAGAAGGGCTGAAGCTGAACTGAGACAGGCTGCAGGTGGCCAGTATCAGAGTGGATTTGCTAGTGGTCGTGGCCAGAGAGGCGGCTCACCTCAGGGTGGCATGGCCGGTGGCCGTGGACAGAAAGCTGGATCTCCACAAGGTGGATATGGCCGTCGCTAAATTGTAGATAACGTAATCTCCAAGAGGGTCTTCGGACCCTCTTTCTTAACGTAAATATCTGAAATAATGCATATATGATTGGTAATGATATATAATCATATAATAATATAAATACTTATATAATAAGAAAAAAGATGTTTTTCTTTAAAGAATATCCTTGAGAATCACTATCTCTGGGCGCATACTGAACATAGTAAACGCAAGGAGAGCATATGAGAATTATTGATGTATTAGTTATTGGGGGCGGTGCCTCCGGATTGCAGGCAGCAATCACCACGAAGACTACCTATCCAGAGAAAGAAGTGGTTTTGGTTCGTAAGGAAGAGCAAGTCCTGATTCCTTGTGGAATTCCCTATATTTTCGGAACGCTCAGTGACAGTAGCAAGGATATTCTCCCAGACAAGTTGCTTACCTCAGTAGGGGTTGAGATTGTCGTGGATGAAATGACCGAAATCAAGGTCAAGGAAAGACAATGCGTGTTTGCAAGTGGCGAAACGATGCAGTACTCCAAGTTGATCCTTGCCCTGGGCAGTATCCCCACCAAGCCGGCTTGGCTCAAGGGTGGAGATCTGGAAAGAGTATTCACCATACCTAAAAACAAGGTGTACCTTGACAAGATGCTTGATGAACTCAAAGATCTCAAGGAGATCATAGTCATTGGTGCCGGTTTCATCGGAGTTGAAGTGTCTGACGAGCTGAACAAGAAAGGGTACCATGTCACCTTATTGGAGATTGAGAAAGCAATCCTTAATCGTGCCTTTGACGATGAGTTTGGAGTCCTTGCCCAGGAGCATCTGGAAGAGCGTGGTGTAAAGGTCATTACCGGCAAGGGTGCCAGTGAGATCAAGGGAAAGGATGGAAAGGTCAGTGAGGTTATTCTCACCAGTGGTGAACATATCAAGGCTGATGCAGTAATCCTATCCATGGGATATGCACCCAATACTGCAATTGCAAAAGCAGCAGGCATTGAACTCAATGAGTTTGACTTCATCAAAACCTGTGAATATATGCGTGTATTGCCCTGTACCAGTGATATCGTTGCGGTAGGGGACTGTGCAGAGAAACGTGATTTTGTTACCAGGAAACTTGATCGTACGATGCTTGCCTCCACTGCATGTGCTGAAGCCAGGACAGCAGGTATGAACCTCTATTCTCTGAGCCCCTGTAAACCATTCACAGGGACCATTGCCATCTACTCTACAGCTATTGGCAATCATGCTTTTGGGACTGCAGGGATTACTGAGGCTCGTGCGGTAGCTGAAAATTTTTCGGTCATCTGTGGCAGTTTTACCGGTATGGATACCCATCCCGGAAACCTCGAGCACTCCCACAAGCAGATGGTGAAACTTATTGTTGCCAGCGATTGTGGCATGATTCTTGGTGCAGAGGTGTATGGCGGCACTACTATTGGGGAGTTGACCAACGCAATCGGTTTCCTTATTCAGAATCGTGTAACGGTCAAGCAGCTCCTTACGATGCAAATCGGTACCCAACCCTTGTTGACTGGTTCTCCTGCAGGGTATCCTTTGATCAAGGCAGCCGAAGTGGTCGTAAAGAAGATGCGCTGTTAGGCATTTTCATTGATTTCTCTTTTGCCCTGTGTATGCTATAGTTAGCAGGGCAAAGGAGAGGTAACCTATGAAAACACTCATCATCTATGCAACTCGATATGGTACGACCGGAGCATGTGCGAATCTACTCAGTGATGCACTGGAAGGGGAGGTCGTATTACAAAACCTTGCAGATAATCCCACGGTTGATCTTGCCGGGTTCGAGACTGTTGTCGTAGGAAGCCCTGTCTATGCAGGTAGGATTAACAAACGGGTTAAGCGTTTTTGCAGTGACCATGAATCGACCTTACTGGGTAAGCGTTTAGGACTCTTTACCTGTGATATGGAAGAGGGGGAAGGAAGTGTCAAGCAATTGGATCATTGCTATGCCCCTCCCTTGGTTGCCCATGCATTGGTAAAAAACAGTTTTGGAGGGCAGTTCCTCTTCTCCCATATGGGATGGTTCACCAAAAAGATGATCAAGATGATGAGCAAAAGTGATGAGGATGTCAAACGAATCCAATATGACGCGATCAAGGAATTTGCCGACGTACTCAACAGCTAGGCTGTGCTTTCTTCGTTGCTGCCTTTCTCAATCGATTGTTGATTGCTACCCCGATTCCCTGTTCAGGCAACAGGGAACATACCATGAAACGTAGTCCCATGCCATCTAGCTTCCTGATCGCCCAATAGAGCCTCATTGCGGCTTTCTCACTGTCCTTGTCTTCACTGATGTAGGCCACAGGGCCTTTGAACGAAACTCCAATATCCTCAGACAGTAATACGCCCACATCCTCACATCCTTGGTACTGACGAACATCATCAACCAGGTAGAGTGGGGTCGTTGGGGCATAGTGCGATTCCAGCAATCCTGGGCTTTCCATCTTGGTATCGGTAGGACCGGCTTGTTTTGCAATATCTACTTCGCCAAGCAGAGGAGAAAGCTCTTGGATACCAATTTTACCGGGTCTGAGAATGGTGGGAATGGGTGTATGCAACGCAAGTACTGTTGATTCAATTCCTACTGTACAGGCACCCCCGTCGAGGATTGCTGCTATCCTGCCTGAGAGTTGCTCTCTCACATGCTCGGCGGTGGTAGGGCTGGTATATCCAAACCGGTTGGCGCTTGGAGCTGCAATTGGCTTACCGCTTGCCTTGATCAGGGCAAGAGCAAGAGGATTTGCAGGCATTCTTACCGCTACCGTCTCGCTTCCTGCAGTGACTATGTCGGCAACCTGGGGGTGTTTCTTCATTACCAAGGTAAGGGGGCCGGGCCAAAATTGCTCCATGAGGGCTTTTGCTTGGTCGCTCACTTGAGCAACCAAGCCATCAAGTTGTGACAATTCAGCAATATGGACAATGAGAGGATCAAAGAATGGTCGTTCCTTGGCAGCGAAAATCCCCCTGACTGCTTCTTCGTTGGTGGCATCACCGCCTAGTCCATATACAGTCTCGGTTGGGAAAGCTACCAGCTTTCCTTCAGCGAGTAGTTTTGCATCCTCTTTGATCAATCGGGGGAGGTCTATAGCAGGGTTTGGGTACAAACGGGTATAGGTGTAAGCATCTTCCAAGGTATGGAAGTGGAAGGTGAGATAGGGAGTAGTAACACCTGAGAGTGGACAGTAACAGGTAAGCGTCAGATTCTCTCCCAGCAGGTAAGACGCTTTTTCTTCTTTTAGGAGTGTTAACGGCTCCTCAGTTTCTATGAAGGGGAAGGCAGGATACAGCTTCTGGTAGTGCTCTGCGCTCTTTTGCTCTTTTGGCGTATACACCACCAGTAAGCTTGCAGAGGCAAAATTGTTTGCAGTACATTGTACTAGCATGGAAACAGGTACCATAGTGGTATGCATGATAAAAAAGCCCTCCCGAGTGCTCTTACGTGAGCGTATCGCAAAGCGAGGGTTTCTTGCAAGTGAAGGAGAATGAGATGGTGGTAAGAGCGTACAGGGAGACTGACATTCCTAGGATGAGAGCCATCTGGAATGAGGTGGTTAAAGAAGGCAAAGCGTTTCCCCAGACAGAATGCCTTTCCGATACAAAGGCAATCTCCTTCTTTGCGAGTCAGAGTTTCTGTGGTGTTGCAGAGGATCAGGGAACCATCAAGGGGCTCTATATCCTTCACCCCAACAATGTTGGACGTGTTGGCCATATAGCCAATGCCTCGTATGCTGTGGATAACAGATTCCAAGGACAGGGGGTGGGGAAAGCCTTGGTTCAGGATTCCCTCTCCAGGTTGCCAAGGTTTGGTTTTCGGATCATGCAATTCAATGCAGTGGTTGCAACAAACAGTGCAGCAATTCATCTCTATGAATCACTCGGATTCCAAAGACTTGGCATCATTCATGGAGGATTTCTCATGCCTGATGGCTCGTATGAGGATATTATTCCCATGGTCTATTATGTGAATGCAGAAGCCTAAGTTAGAAGGATACACAAAGTTCCAGAATAAGAAATACTACTTTTTATGGTAAGGAGTATCCCTCAGGAAGAGTGAAGAAGATTCCTGATACGTATTCACCTATGATCTTGATCAAGGGAGGTGTCTCCCCCTTCCCATCATAATTAACCATTGAAGATTTCCTAATGGCATTATCTGTTGGTGTTATTTGCATAGTTCCATAAATGAGGAATAATGCCCTAGGTAGTGCTCATTCATTGAGAATATTTTATACAGTATATATTGTATAGTATATACTCATAGTGAGGGTGTACTATGGGGTGTACAATAGTGAGTGATGATGGATGTTTTGAATGGGAAGAAGGATTATACTATGGCAGATAGAGACGAATTGAGTGATAAAGAAGTAGAGGAATTAAAATCTCGTGGAATTGACTTTTCAGATATTCCGGAGCTTACTCCTGATTACCTGGAAACTCTGCAGCGAGTTGTGCCTAGGGATTATTATAAGGTGGTCCCTGTAAAGAAAGCCATCAGCATCAAGCTGGACGCTGATGTGCTGGAGTATTTCAAGGCAAAAGGAAAAGGATATCAGACAAGGATAAACAAGGTTCTTCGACAGGAAATGCTCAGGGAGACTGCTCCTTCCTATGGCAAGGAGAATCTCTCAAGCAAAAGAGAAGAAGATTCCTGATACTTATTCACCTATGATCTTAATCAAGGCATGTTTCTCTCTCTTATAGAAAGGCAAACAGTTTACTCATTATTGCTGCATAAAACTTTGGAAGACATCCTTAGTTTCAAGAATCCTTGATATGAATGGGTTTACATAGTTGCAAGACACGCTTTGTGAAAACCTCAGAATTTATTAGATCTCTTATATACTGTACTTCGATGCTGAACAGCAAGAATCAGGATAATAATTTCCTTGTCGACTATTTTGCAAATGATCCGGTAATTGCCAACCCGATACCTCCAATAACGTGAAAGGTTAGCTGTAAGAGGCTTTCCTAGCGACCTTGGATCTTTTCGGCCTTCCAGTTTTCTTAAGAATTTCAATATCTTGATTTTTACAGAGTTATCCAAAGCAGAAAGTTCCTTTTTAGCTTGCTCCTCAAACCTGATCTGATAAGCTATTTTCTGCAATAACTTCTTCAAGCGTAGTGGTTTTGCTGCGACCAGCTCTCACATCTTCGTCGCGTTTTTTTGCTAGGTAAATCATTTCAAGATCACAAACCTTATCTTCAAGCGCTTCCTGGATGTAGTACGTTTTTGTTCTGCCTGTTTGCTCTGCCAGGTTGTTAAGCCTGTCTACCAGTTCTTTCGGTAAGCGTACTGATATGCTCTCAGTCATGTAGGTCTCCTTTTTTGATCATTAGCAAATTCATGAACATTGTAATACACGTATTACATGTAATGCAAATATTATAACTAGTAATTTTTCTAAAACTACTAGAGTCAATTGCAAAATGGGTTTTCAGGAACCTAGTAATGCATAAGTATACAAAACCATCACTCACATACCCCATATCTGCTGCTGGCCCATGTGACTGACAGGAATCTGCCTCGATTTCGTTGTTAATTGCATGTTGGATATAGAAAAAAGGACCATTTTTTGTTATTGTTTAATTACCACAAAAAACAAACAAAAGAGGTCCTTCTTATGCACCATATTACACCAACCCCACTAGTTCTGCAATCCCTGCTCTTCTCCCATGACGACCTGGGCTCCTGCCTGTTCCGGGTACCCTCAGAGAGGGAGCTTGAGTTCCTGCAATATTATCATGGGGTGCAGTCCCTGCTCACCCCCGATGAATTGCACAGTTTGCAGAGAAGCCACCGCAGGGGAAGGCTCGGCTACGACCTGCTGCCGATACTGGGCATCATGCTGCTCAAGCTTCACCACCAGGTACGGACGGTGAAGGGAACACTGTCGCTCCTTTGTGAGAACGGGAACCTGAAGGACATGCTTGGAATCAACAGGGTACCCAGTGAGGCGAGTGTGAGCAGGCTTTCCAGGGAAGTGGAGAGGATCGTCGACCCCTCACTCCTCCATGAACGGGTGATACAGGCGTATACATCATCAATGGACAGGCTGGCAATCGGACACCTGAGCATAGACAGCACCACCATCGGGGCACGGGAGAAGCCCATCTAGACCAGGGCACCGGAAGCCAAGGCCAACGAGAAGAGAGGACGCAAGGCGAAGGGATCGCTGGAGGAACAACAGTATCGTGAGCGTCAGGCCAGGCTGGAGCAAGAACGGATTGCCTATCTGCAGGAATCCTTCGGGGAGTCGATGGAAAGACTGGAAATGCGCTGTTCCATTACCGCGAAACAGAATTCCAAGGGGAAGAAACAATGGTTCATCGGCTACAAGGCCCATCTTGCCACTGATGATTACGGGGTGCCCGTGAGCTTCGCGGTGACCGGGGCCTCGGTCCATGACAGCAAGGTCGCAGTCCCCCTCATGAAAAAGGCAAGGAAGACCACCGATTTCTTGTATGTACTGCTCGACAAGGGGTACATCAGCCCTGTGATCAACGAGACTATGTCGACATGATAGGAAGGAAGGCGATCATCGACCGCAGGGCCTACAAGGGGGTGGTCGCCGACCCCCTGGACCCCGCTTCCCAGAGGCGGTATGCCGCCAGGACCACCGTGGAGAGGACCAACGGCGAGCTCAAGGACGGGTTCCTTCCCGACATCATCTACAAGCGGGGAGCCCACGCCCGGTATGAGATCGCTCTGGCCATTCTCCTCACCACCATGAAGAAGGTGCGGAATGTGCTGATCCTGTATGAGCAACACAAGGCACAGAGGGTATCCTAGCCACAATCAAAGGAATTGAAGACACCCCTCCAACGAAGAAGGGATGCCTTGGTGCGTCTATCGACTTGCCTTGGGGGTGATTCTCTCCGTCATCCTGGAGAGAAAATCATCTGGTTGACTGTCGTGCCACCTGATATGAATGGTTATGCATAATTCCGTGTATATTCATACGTATTGCTTAGCATTTTGAAATTTGCTCACTAGAGTAAGAAACCTTAGATTTTAAAAATACGAATGAGGATGGTAGCGAATATTAGTTCTCTTGGATGTAAAATGATTTCTTGACACAGACAAATATGTCTATATAATTATGTATATATAGAAGGAGTTTTCAATTGTATACGTTGGACCCGGAGAAGAGCAAGAAGAACAAAAAGAAACACGGGTTCTCATTTGAAGATATTGCTGATGTGTTCGACGATCCAAATCTTTTGGATTGGGTCGATTGGGAACACTCAACATTGGAAGAGACCAGGTATCAGTGTATCGGACGACATGGAATTTACCTTGTAATAATGATTGCCTATACGGACAGGAATGGGGTCATCAGAATCATATCAGCGAGGGAGGCCTAAAAGAAGGCGTATTATGAGTATGAAGAAAAGAGAAGATAAGCAGATCGAGAGCGTCGAGAAAATCGATTTCTCTGACATTCCGGAGATGACTGATGAACAGTTGGCACAATTGCAGCCCTCTCATTTGCGTAATCCAGAGAATTATCGCCCAATCAAGAAAAAGATCAGCATCTATGTCGATGCTGATGTACTTGATCATTACAAGTCAAAAGGTAAAGGTTACCAAACAAAGATCAATCGGGTATTGCGGCAAGGAATGCTTAGGGAGACTGCTCCTTCCTATGGCAAGGAGGATACATCAAGTAAAAGTGGAAAGGATTTCTGATACTTATTCACCTATAATCTTAATCAAGGCATGTTTCTCTCTCTTCCCATCGAACTCAAAGTAGAAGATTTGCTCCCAAGTCCCAAAGTCGAGCCTTCCGTTTGTAATAGCACAGACCGTCTCTCGTCCCATGATGGTTCTCTTCAGGTGAGCATCCGCATTATCCTCATACCCATTGTGATTGTATTGGGAGTAGGGCTTTTCAGGAGCCAGTTTCTCAAGCCAACGTTCATAGTCCTGATGCAGACCACTCTCATCATCATTGATGAATACACTGGCTGTGATATTCATCGCATTGATCAATACCAATCCTTCCTTGATACCACTCTCATCAATAGCATCCTGGACATCACTGGTAATGTTTACTAATCCTCTTCTGGTAGGGAGATGGAAAAACAGTTCTTTTCTATAGTGTTTCATGCGTTCCTCCTGCTTACAGCATATGTAAAAATCCAAGTGAAGGTCAAATGGGATAAATGATTTATTAATATACCGTATTTCACATAAAAGTATTAATAATGTAAAATATAGCTATATTATATAGCTAATAAGTACATAATATACCTTGCTTTCAGAGAAATGCTGGTTTAGAATTAACTCGATCTTCTGGAACTGCTACTACCTTATTTGGTGGTATTTGCAATACAAAGGGTGTGTCCCGTGTTTTTTTCCAAGGAGGTCCTCATGCATGATCGAGCGAACGAGATCGCGGCGATTGTTTCTCAGCATAGAGAGCGACATGGTGCGCTTCTCTCCATACTGGAAGCAGTTCAGCGTACGAATGAACACAACTATCTTCCCAAACAAGAACTGGTAATGGTGGCCAAAGAGCTTGGAATCCCTCTCTCCCAAGTCTATTCGGTTGTCACATTCTATGCTTTCTTCAATCTGAAAGCACAAGGCGAACATGTAATTACCGTTTGCCGAGGAACAGCCTGTCACACCAGGGGCTCAAAGCCCTTGCTTGACAAGGTGTTGCATATGCTCGGCGTTGAGCTGGATGAAGATGGGATGGCTACCACCCCAGACTATCGTTTTACCGTACATACCGTGGCTTGTTTTGGGCAGTGTGCGCTTGCTCCGGTCATTGCCATCGATGGAGTGATCCACTCCATGGTAACCGAAGAAAAACTCACTACCATGATAGAAGCCCTCTCGGCACAGAAGGAGGGAGCATGAGCAGTATATTGGATCGGTTGGACAATGAAGGAAGAAAGACCCTCTATCCAGAAATTCCTGCTATTGCAGTTGGAATGGGCACATGTGGAATAGGAAGTGGTGCTGATGTGCTCTTTGAAACATTCCTGGCTCTCCAGAAGAAACAGAACGATGCTTTTCTGCTTCGCTCTGTTGGTTGTTTCGGCTGTTGTAGCGAAGAGCCTCTGGTACTGTTGTATAACCCTGGGAAACCGATGGTACTTCTGCATAAGGTAGGGGAAGCAGACTGTACCCAGATTGTACAAGCACTGCTTGATGGTACCTATTATGCAGAAAATGCCTTCTGCAAGATAAGCAGATGGGACCATCATCTCTCTCTACATGAATATGGAGAGGAGTACCCGGAACTTCCTGAATGGAATGAAATACCATTCTTCCATCCACAAGTAAAATTGGTGTTGCGTGATGCTGGGATTATCGACCCAACCAACATTGCTGAGTATGTCGCTGTTGGTGGATACAGAGCACTTGAGAAGGCGCTCTTTACCATGAACAGGGAAAGTGTACTCGGGGAAGTCAAGTCATCAAAGCTCAGGGGACGGGGAGGGGCTGGATTCCCTACCGGTCTTAAGTGGGAATTGATGAAAAAAGAAGAGTCAGAGAAGAAGTATTTGATCTGCAACGCTGATGAAGGTGACCCCGGTGCATATATGAACCGTAATGAGATGGAGAGTGATCCACATATGCTCCTTGAGGGCATGTTGATCGCTGCCTACGTTACAGGGGCGGATGAGGGGATCATCTATGTCCGTGCAGAGTACCCCTTGGCAGTGGAACGGCTAAGCAGAGCAATCCAGGATGCCTATGCCAATAATCTGTTGGGAGACGATATCCTTGGAGCAAATATGCGCTTCAATCTGCAGGTCGTGGAAGGTGCTGGAGCCTTTGTTTGCGGAGAGGAGACAGCACTTATAGCATCGCTAGAAGGAAGGGCTGGTCGTCCACGCTCAAAACCACCATTCCCAAGCCAGAAAGGATATCTTGGGTATCCGACAACCATCAACAATCTGGAGACCTGGTGCAATATTCCTCTCATCATTGGGAAGGGTAGTGACTGGTTTATGAGATACGGCATTCCTTCCTCACCCGGAACGAAAGTATTTTCCTTGGTAGGAAAAGTCAAGCATACCGGATTGGTCGAACTGCCCTTGGGAGAGAAGCTTACAACCTTGGTATATGAGGCAGGAGGGGGATCGGTTTCAAAAACAAAACGTATCAAAGCTGTACAGAGTGGAGGCCCCTCAGGAGGATGCATCCCCTCCCATCTCTTTGATAAGAGTATCGACTATGAGAGCTTGGCAGCCCTTGGTTCCATCATGGGCTCTGGAGGTATGGTTGTCATGGACAACGATAACTGTATGGTCGACTCAGCACGCTATTTTGTTGAATTCACGACCAAGGAGTCCTGTGGCAACTGTACCCCTTGTAGGGAAGGCCTCTCACAGGTACTTTCCATCCTGGACAGAATTACCAAGGGAGAAGGAAGGAAAGAAGATCTGGTGATGCTGGAGACCTTGGGTGCCCATATCAGTGACACAGCAATGTGTGGACTTGGTCAGTCTGCTACCAATCCTGTACTGACAACACTACGCTATTTCCCTGAGGAATATGAAA is part of the uncultured Sphaerochaeta sp. genome and encodes:
- a CDS encoding ribbon-helix-helix protein, CopG family, coding for MTESISVRLPKELVDRLNNLAEQTGRTKTYYIQEALEDKVCDLEMIYLAKKRDEDVRAGRSKTTTLEEVIAENSLSDQV
- a CDS encoding BrnA antitoxin family protein, which encodes MSMKKREDKQIESVEKIDFSDIPEMTDEQLAQLQPSHLRNPENYRPIKKKISIYVDADVLDHYKSKGKGYQTKINRVLRQGMLRETAPSYGKEDTSSKSGKDF
- a CDS encoding BrnA antitoxin family protein translates to MMDVLNGKKDYTMADRDELSDKEVEELKSRGIDFSDIPELTPDYLETLQRVVPRDYYKVVPVKKAISIKLDADVLEYFKAKGKGYQTRINKVLRQEMLRETAPSYGKENLSSKREEDS
- a CDS encoding type II toxin-antitoxin system RelE/ParE family toxin, yielding MKKLLQKIAYQIRFEEQAKKELSALDNSVKIKILKFLRKLEGRKDPRSLGKPLTANLSRYWRYRVGNYRIICKIVDKEIIILILAVQHRSTVYKRSNKF
- a CDS encoding NAD(P)H-dependent oxidoreductase subunit E yields the protein MHDRANEIAAIVSQHRERHGALLSILEAVQRTNEHNYLPKQELVMVAKELGIPLSQVYSVVTFYAFFNLKAQGEHVITVCRGTACHTRGSKPLLDKVLHMLGVELDEDGMATTPDYRFTVHTVACFGQCALAPVIAIDGVIHSMVTEEKLTTMIEALSAQKEGA
- a CDS encoding BrnT family toxin, which codes for MYTLDPEKSKKNKKKHGFSFEDIADVFDDPNLLDWVDWEHSTLEETRYQCIGRHGIYLVIMIAYTDRNGVIRIISAREA
- a CDS encoding transposase produces the protein MERLEMRCSITAKQNSKGKKQWFIGYKAHLATDDYGVPVSFAVTGASVHDSKVAVPLMKKARKTTDFLYVLLDKGYISPVINETMST
- a CDS encoding secondary thiamine-phosphate synthase enzyme YjbQ, with the translated sequence MKHYRKELFFHLPTRRGLVNITSDVQDAIDESGIKEGLVLINAMNITASVFINDDESGLHQDYERWLEKLAPEKPYSQYNHNGYEDNADAHLKRTIMGRETVCAITNGRLDFGTWEQIFYFEFDGKREKHALIKIIGE
- a CDS encoding GNAT family N-acetyltransferase, whose amino-acid sequence is MVVRAYRETDIPRMRAIWNEVVKEGKAFPQTECLSDTKAISFFASQSFCGVAEDQGTIKGLYILHPNNVGRVGHIANASYAVDNRFQGQGVGKALVQDSLSRLPRFGFRIMQFNAVVATNSAAIHLYESLGFQRLGIIHGGFLMPDGSYEDIIPMVYYVNAEA